From Halorussus lipolyticus:
ACGGCCGAGGAGTTAGACGATATGATGTACGAAGTGACCGAAGTCGCCAAGTTCCTACTGGAGGTCGAGGGCGTCGATTTGTCCGTCGAGGAGGAACTGGAGGCCGAGGACCGAATCTCGGGCGTGATGCGCGAGGTCCGGTCGGCCAGCGAACAACTCCGCCACGACGAACTCGAATGCCCGAACTGCGGTCACGAGATGGAGGCCGCCGAGGCCGACGCGAGCGCGGAAGCCGACGACTGACTGCCGAGAGATGCAGTTGGTGGTTAGACCGACGCGGCGGCGTCGCCAGCATCGTGAGCAAACGGATTGATAAAGAGGTCGTCGTACGGAAACACGGGTCGCTTCGACTGACCCTCTTGGTCGAATCGAATGATTCCGAGTGCTTCCAGTTGCGTCAACTCTTGGTGGACGTTCTTCACGTCCCTCTCAACGAGTCGAGCGGTTTCACGGATGCTATCGGGACTGTTCTCTCGGATAACCCGAAGAAGCGTGTAAGTGCGCTCGTCGAAGACCTCTCCGAGTTGTTTTTCGTTCGCAAACGTCACGGTCGTCGGCTTCCCGACCGATTCGCCGTCTTCGAGTTGTCGAATCGCTTCCAGTCCTTCCTCGTACATCTCCTCACCGCCACCGACTGTGACTAAGAGGATGTTCTTATGTTCAGTCATGTGAATCACCTACTGTTGTCGGATGGTCCGAACCGTGCCATCGGTATTTCGTCCCAAAACTTCTCGTAGAGTTCCACCATTCCGGGGAAATCTACGTATTTTGGTTCCGGGTCGGGTGCGACGTGTAGTTCGTGTCCTTTCGTGTCTTCGTGGGCATTGTCGTATCGCCGGATAGTTCCATCTTCGAGTGTTTCTGAATCTGGTGTGAGTGCGCCGTAATGGAGTGTGTACCGCCATCCCGAGGGATACGCATCGTCCCCAGTCCGACGAATTGAAATTCGGACTAGCGTTCCGTCTTCGTACACCTTTGTCCGTTCGTATCCGTCGAAATCGTCGTCCGTCACTACCATCCACAGATGTTGGTTGAATAGCCAACAGCATAAAACCGTTGGTCAAGTAGCCAACGGAGTGCTAATCCTCCTCGTGTTTCTCGCTCCCAGCGACGAACGGCCCGATGAACAGCGTCGATTGGGAGACCGTCGCAAGCCGCGAGATGTACGAGGTGAGGGTCACGAACGGGAGGAGCGAAATCGTGATTGCGCCACTCACGAACCAGAGGCGGTTCTCGACTGCGAGCGTCGTGCCGGGGAAGACGCCCGGATCGTAAATCTGGGTGGCGTAGAGCGCGATGAGCAGGGACGGGAGGCCGATGTAGAGGAGCGCCCGCGAGAAGTTGATGAACTCGGTTCGGATGTAGGTCGTCTTCAGGTAGCCTCTGGCCGTGACGAACAACTCGATGGCGTTTATCATCTCGACCAGTGCCTCTCTCTCGTCGTCGTCGAGTTGCTCGCTGTACTCCTTGCGAATCAGGCGGAGTTGCCGTATCTTCCCGGAGGTGTCCAAGTTCATCACCGCCGCGACCGCCTCGAAGTCACCGAATTTGGCGTCTTCGAGGTCGTCGTTGACGCTTCTGGCCTCGGCGTCGAAGTCACGGGCGAACTCCTTCACGTCCGACCGGAGGTCCGCGTCGCCGTCGATGGTGTCGGGGAGCGAGGTGGCGCGCTCGCGGAGCGCCGACACGAGGTCGTCTAAGTACTGGCCCGGCGAGAGCGGACTCACGGTATCGTCCAGCAGGCCCTCGCTCTGTCTGCGGAGTTCCATCGTGTCCTCTAACCGACTGCGCTGGTCGCTGACCGGCCCGAGTTCCGGCGAGAGGACCAGTTGGTTGATGGAGAGGACGATGGTCACGACCGAGACCACGGTCTTCATCAGTTCCACGAGTGCCGACGCTGGCGAGATGCCCTGCGCGAGAAATCGCTGGGCCGAGACGGGACCGAAGGTACCGACCGCGATGGTCAGCAAGAACGTGCCCGCCCCGAGGAGACCGACGACCAACCACCGGTTCGCGTCGAGGAGAAACCAGCGTTTGAAGTCGAAGACGGCCTCACCGAGCGGTCCGCGGTCGGGTTGCTCGATGGTGTCGGTTATCTCGGTCGGCGAGTCGATGTCCGCACCAGTCATCCGACGATGGAATTTGTCGGCCGGCACTATTGTTCCGTCGGCCGTTTCCGCCCGACGCTATTGTTCCGTCGGCCGTTTCCGCCCGACGCTATTGTTCCGTCGGCCGTACTCGGGCTATTCGTCGTCGTCGCTGGACGGCGGCCCGAAGTTCTGGGGTTCGTCGTGGGTGAACTCGACTCGCTGGTTAGTCAGAGTCCGGACGTAGGTGTGCATCTCTCCGGCGCTCTCGGCGGCCGTGAGCATCGGTTGGGCGTTCTGGGCGTCGTAGTAGGCCGGGTAGAGGACGGCGACCTCTCGGTCGCGGTCCTCCATGGCGACCACGAACAGCACGAGGCCGTCGGCCGTCGCCCGGAAGGCCTCGTAGGCGTCGAAGGACACCTCGCCCGCCAGCAGGGCTTCGAGTTCGCCGAACTCGTCGTCGGGGACCAGCACGTCGATACCGAATCGCTCGTCGTCCTCGTCGGGGACCAGCGCGGTCACGTCGCCGGGGTGGAGTTGGAGGGTGTCCCACCCGTCGGCCTCGTACTCGTCGGCGGTGGCCTCCATGTCCGAAACGATGTCGTCCCAGAACTCCGCCGCCCGGAGGTGGGTGCCGGGCATCTCGCCCGCCTGCTCGAAGGCGGCGGCCGGGTCGTCCTCGGCGAGTGCTTCGAGGTCCGCTTCGTCTCCGTCGGCGGGTACTTCGGCGTCGTCTCCCAACTCGTCGCGCTCCTCGGCGTCGTCGCTCATGGTTTCGAACGCGACTGTAAAGGCTAAAAGTCTTGGTACTCGTGGGCAACCGGCGGCCTCCTTGCCGGGTGCTTCCCGTCCGATGCTCCTCGGCCGATACTTCTCGCCCGAACTTTCTTACCCCGCGTCGTCGTGCTGGTCGTGGGGGAAAACGATGAGTTCAGAACGACAAACGCGACAGTCACAACACGGAGGACAGTCTCAACAGGGCGGCCGACGACGACCACAGATGTTCCGCTCGGCGGTGGGGATTCCGGGCGAGACGCGCCAAGAAATCGTCGGGATGCTCAACCAGAGCCTCGCCGACACCACGGACCTGATGACCCAATGCAAGTTCGCCCACTGGAACGTCAAGGGGATG
This genomic window contains:
- a CDS encoding toxin-antitoxin system TumE family protein, with translation MVVTDDDFDGYERTKVYEDGTLVRISIRRTGDDAYPSGWRYTLHYGALTPDSETLEDGTIRRYDNAHEDTKGHELHVAPDPEPKYVDFPGMVELYEKFWDEIPMARFGPSDNSR
- a CDS encoding DUF7529 family protein, translating into MSDDAEERDELGDDAEVPADGDEADLEALAEDDPAAAFEQAGEMPGTHLRAAEFWDDIVSDMEATADEYEADGWDTLQLHPGDVTALVPDEDDERFGIDVLVPDDEFGELEALLAGEVSFDAYEAFRATADGLVLFVVAMEDRDREVAVLYPAYYDAQNAQPMLTAAESAGEMHTYVRTLTNQRVEFTHDEPQNFGPPSSDDDE